A part of Vulpes vulpes isolate BD-2025 chromosome 15, VulVul3, whole genome shotgun sequence genomic DNA contains:
- the KCNJ15 gene encoding ATP-sensitive inward rectifier potassium channel 15 codes for MDAIHISMSSAPLVKHTAGAGLKANRPRVMSKSGHSNVRIDKVDGIYLLYLQDLWTTVIDMKWRYKLTLFAATFVMTWFLFGVIYYAIAFIHGDLEPSEDVSNHTPCIMKVDSLTGAFLFSLESQTTIGYGVRSITEECPHAIFLLVAQLVITTLIEIFITGTFLAKIARPKKRAETIKFSHCAVITKQNGKLCLVIQVANMRKSLLIQCQLSGKLLQTHVTKEGERILLNQATVKFHVDSSSESPFLILPMTFYHVLDETSPLRDLTPQNLKEKEFELVVLLNATVESTSAVCQSRTSYIPEEIYWGFEFVPVVSLSKNGKYVADFSQFEQIRKSPDCTFYCADTEKQKLEEKYRQEDQRERELRTLLLQQSNV; via the coding sequence ATGGATGCCATTCACATCAGCATGTCCAGTGCTCCCCTGGTGAAGCACACGGCAGGAGCTGGGCTCAAAGCCAACAGGCCCCGAGTCATGTCCAAGAGTGGGCACAGCAATGTGAGAATTGACAAAGTGGATGGCATATACTTACTCTACCTTCAAGACTTGTGGACAACTGTCATTGACATGAAGTGGAGATATAAGCTCACCCTGTTTGCCGCCACATTCGTGATGACCTGGTTCCTTTTTGGAGTGATCTACTATGCCATTGCTTTTATTCATGGGGATTTAGAACCAAGTGAGGATGTTTCAAATCACACCCCCTGCATCATGAAAGTGGACTCTCTCACTGGagcatttctgttttctctggaaTCCCAGACTACCATTGGCTATGGAGTCCGCTCCATCACTGAGGAATGCCCTCATGCCATTTTTTTGTTGGTTGCTCAGCTGGTCATTACCACCCTGATTGAGATCTTCATCACGGGCACCTTTCTGGCCAAGATTGCCAGACCCAAAAAGCGGGCAGAGACCATCAAGTTCAGCCACTGTGCTGTCATTACCAAGCAGAATGGGAAGCTGTGTTTGGTGATCCAGGTGGCGAACATGAGGAAGAGCCTCCTGATTCAGTGCCAGCTCTCAGGCAAGCTCCTCCAGACCCATGTCACCAAGGAGGGGGAGCGGATTCTGCTCAACCAAGCCACTGTCAAATTCCATGTGGACTCCTCTTCTGAGAGCCCCTTCCTCATCTTGCCCATGACATTCTACCACGTATTGGATGAGACGAGCCCCCTGAGGGATCTCACACCCCAGAACCTGAAGGAGAAGGAGTTTGAACTCGTGGTCCTCCTCAATGCCACCGTGGAATCCACCAGCGCAGTCTGCCAGAGTCGCACATCTTATATCCCAGAAGAGATCTACTGGGGCTTCGAGTTTGTGCCTGtggtttctctctcaaaaaatggAAAGTATGTGGCTGATTTCAGCCAGTTTGAACAAATCCGGAAGAGCCCGGATTGCACCTTTTACTGTGCAGATACTGAGAAgcagaaactggaagagaagTACAGGCAGGAggatcagagggaaagggaacTGAGAACTCTTCTGTTACAACAGAGCAATGTCTGA